A region of Myxococcus stipitatus DSM 14675 DNA encodes the following proteins:
- a CDS encoding 2,3-dihydro-2,3-dihydroxybenzoate dehydrogenase, translated as MGETPRVALVTGAAQGIGAEVARVLAAEFTVAALDTNAEGLLALVSELRGRGQKAAAWPVSVGDAAAVETVVERVERELGPIHTLVNVAGVLRMSPVVSMTDEDWATTFGVNTNGVFHVSRAVARRMVTRRAGAIVTVSSNASGTPRMQMGAYAASKAASTMFTKCLGLELAEYGIRCNVVSPGSTDTAMQRLLWKDEHGADAVIAGASESYRVGIPLRRIATPRDIADAVQFLVSDRARHITLHDLRVDGGATLGC; from the coding sequence ATGGGCGAGACACCCCGGGTGGCGTTGGTGACGGGAGCGGCGCAGGGCATTGGCGCGGAGGTGGCCAGGGTCCTGGCGGCGGAGTTCACCGTGGCCGCGCTCGACACGAACGCGGAGGGGCTGCTCGCCCTGGTGTCCGAGCTGCGGGGGCGCGGGCAGAAGGCGGCCGCGTGGCCGGTCAGCGTCGGGGACGCCGCCGCGGTGGAGACGGTGGTGGAGCGCGTCGAGCGGGAATTGGGCCCCATCCACACCCTGGTCAACGTCGCGGGCGTGCTGCGGATGTCTCCGGTGGTGTCGATGACGGACGAGGACTGGGCCACCACCTTCGGGGTGAACACGAACGGCGTGTTTCACGTCTCGCGCGCGGTGGCGCGGCGCATGGTGACCCGCCGCGCGGGGGCCATCGTCACGGTGAGCTCCAACGCCTCCGGGACGCCTCGGATGCAGATGGGCGCGTATGCGGCGTCCAAGGCCGCCTCCACCATGTTCACCAAGTGCCTGGGGCTGGAGCTGGCCGAGTACGGCATCCGCTGCAACGTGGTGTCCCCGGGCTCCACCGACACGGCCATGCAGCGCCTGCTCTGGAAGGACGAGCACGGCGCGGACGCCGTCATCGCGGGCGCGTCGGAGTCCTACCGCGTCGGCATCCCCCTGCGCCGCATCGCCACGCCTCGCGACATCGCGGACGCGGTGCAGTTCCTGGTGTCGGACCGCGCACGCCACATCACCCTCCACGACCTCCGTGTCGACGGGGGCGCCACCCTGGGCTGTTGA
- the dhbC gene encoding isochorismate synthase DhbC, whose amino-acid sequence MTQTDRSVAPQKLAAQLLESYEAGSSFFFASPRRTLLARGTFATVPHVGGASSLERLPERVAAVLGDSRQADHDIPVAVGAVPFDGSVPAQLVVPMTIQRAGPLVFDDVAMPLPSQPARYTVQPVPEPSAYLDGVAQALKLMEHGPLRKVVLSRALHLSATAPIDLQRLLHNLARRNPSGYTFAVDLPSRGAAFPGEGRRTLIGASPELLVSRSGMQVLANPLAGSAARSPDPVEDQRRAHALLQSPKDLHEHAVVIDAVAEALRPFCKSLDVPAGPSLVNTQTMWHLSSRIVGELRDPSISSVTLALAMHPTPAVCGYPTELAHAAIGDIEPFERGYYTGAVGWCDVNGDGQWAVTIRCAEADEHSLRLFAGAGIVAGSKPESELAETEAKFRTMLQAMGLGQGVEVKS is encoded by the coding sequence GTGACGCAGACCGACCGTTCCGTGGCACCCCAGAAGCTGGCCGCGCAGTTGCTCGAGAGCTACGAGGCGGGCTCATCGTTCTTCTTCGCCTCGCCGCGCCGCACGCTGTTGGCCCGGGGCACGTTCGCCACGGTGCCGCACGTGGGCGGGGCCAGCTCGCTGGAGCGGCTGCCGGAGCGCGTGGCGGCGGTGCTGGGCGACTCGCGGCAGGCGGACCATGACATCCCCGTGGCGGTGGGCGCGGTGCCCTTCGACGGGAGCGTGCCCGCGCAGCTCGTGGTGCCCATGACGATTCAGCGCGCGGGGCCGCTGGTGTTCGACGACGTGGCCATGCCCCTGCCCTCCCAGCCGGCGCGCTACACCGTGCAGCCGGTGCCGGAGCCCTCCGCCTACCTCGACGGCGTGGCCCAGGCGCTGAAGCTGATGGAGCACGGTCCGCTGCGCAAGGTGGTGCTGTCGCGCGCGCTGCACCTGAGCGCGACGGCGCCCATCGACCTCCAGCGGCTGCTGCACAACCTGGCCCGGCGCAACCCGTCCGGTTACACCTTCGCGGTGGACCTGCCCTCGCGCGGGGCGGCCTTCCCCGGAGAGGGACGGCGCACGCTGATTGGCGCGAGCCCGGAGCTGCTCGTGTCGCGCTCGGGGATGCAGGTGCTGGCCAATCCCCTGGCGGGCTCGGCGGCGCGCAGCCCGGACCCGGTGGAGGACCAGCGGCGGGCCCACGCGCTGCTCCAGTCGCCCAAGGACCTGCACGAGCACGCGGTGGTCATCGACGCGGTGGCGGAGGCGCTGCGCCCGTTCTGCAAGAGCCTGGACGTGCCCGCCGGGCCGTCGCTCGTGAACACGCAGACGATGTGGCACCTGTCCAGCCGCATCGTCGGAGAGCTGCGCGACCCGAGCATCAGCTCCGTCACGCTCGCCCTGGCGATGCACCCGACGCCGGCCGTGTGTGGCTATCCGACGGAGCTGGCCCACGCGGCCATCGGCGACATCGAGCCATTTGAGCGCGGCTACTACACGGGCGCGGTCGGATGGTGCGACGTGAATGGCGACGGACAGTGGGCGGTGACCATCCGCTGCGCGGAGGCCGACGAGCACTCGCTGCGCCTGTTCGCGGGCGCGGGAATCGTCGCGGGCTCCAAGCCGGAGTCGGAGCTGGCGGAGACCGAGGCGAAGTTCCGGACGATGCTCCAGGCGATGGGCCTGGGCCAGGGCGTCGAGGTGAAGTCGTGA
- a CDS encoding (2,3-dihydroxybenzoyl)adenylate synthase, which yields MSAADTRLPGCPTWPEDFAERYRRAGYWRGETFGRMLRERAERHGDRVALVSGEDRRTYRELDARVDQLASGFKALGIRARDRVVVQLPNVAAFHEVCFALFRLGALPVFALPAHRGAEIGYFCEFTEAVAYVIADRHGGFDYRTLATSVKATVSLQHVIVVGDAGPYTSLESLYRTPEALEEPRPDDVAFFQLSGGSTGVPKLIPRTHDDYLYSVRASAEICQLDASSVYLCALPAAHNFPMSSPGVFGTLYAGGTAVLALHPSPDVAFPLIAREKVTITALVPPLAMVWMDAAKARRHDLSSLKVLQVGGAKLSAEAAARVKPALGCTLQQVFGMAEGLVNYTRLDDSEERIIHTQGRPICADDEVRIVDEDGQDVEVGQTGQLFTRGPYTIRGYYKAETHNARAFTADGFYGTGDLVRMTADGYLVVEGRAKDQINRGGDKVAAEEIENHLLAHPMVHDAAVVSMPDAFLGERTCAFVIARGTPPPTTSLTSFLRERGLAAFKIPDRVEFVDTFPKTGVGKVSKKALREALVRPAVTR from the coding sequence GTGAGCGCCGCCGACACCCGGCTCCCCGGGTGCCCCACGTGGCCGGAGGACTTCGCGGAGCGCTACCGCCGCGCGGGCTACTGGCGGGGGGAGACCTTCGGCCGGATGTTGCGCGAGCGGGCGGAGCGCCACGGCGACCGCGTCGCGCTCGTCTCCGGCGAGGACCGGCGGACGTACCGCGAGCTGGACGCGCGGGTGGACCAGCTCGCGTCCGGGTTCAAGGCCCTGGGCATCCGCGCCCGGGACCGCGTGGTGGTGCAGCTCCCCAACGTCGCCGCCTTCCATGAGGTCTGCTTCGCCCTCTTCCGGCTGGGCGCGCTGCCCGTCTTCGCCCTCCCCGCCCACCGGGGCGCGGAGATCGGCTACTTCTGCGAGTTCACCGAGGCGGTCGCCTACGTCATCGCGGACCGCCACGGCGGGTTCGACTACCGCACGCTCGCGACCAGCGTGAAGGCGACGGTGTCGCTCCAGCACGTCATCGTCGTGGGCGACGCGGGGCCGTACACCTCGCTGGAGAGCCTCTACCGGACGCCCGAGGCGCTGGAGGAGCCGCGCCCCGACGACGTGGCCTTCTTCCAGCTCTCCGGCGGCAGCACGGGTGTGCCCAAGCTCATCCCGCGCACGCACGACGACTATCTCTACAGCGTTCGCGCGAGCGCGGAGATCTGCCAGCTCGACGCGTCGAGCGTGTACCTCTGCGCGCTCCCCGCCGCGCACAACTTCCCCATGAGCTCGCCCGGCGTGTTCGGCACGCTCTACGCGGGCGGCACGGCGGTGCTGGCCCTTCACCCGAGCCCGGACGTGGCCTTCCCGCTCATCGCGCGGGAGAAGGTCACCATCACCGCGCTGGTGCCGCCCCTGGCCATGGTGTGGATGGACGCGGCCAAGGCGCGCCGGCACGACCTGTCCAGCCTGAAGGTGCTCCAGGTGGGCGGCGCGAAGCTGAGCGCGGAGGCCGCCGCGCGCGTGAAGCCGGCGCTGGGCTGCACGCTCCAGCAGGTCTTCGGCATGGCGGAGGGCCTGGTGAACTACACGCGCCTGGATGACTCCGAGGAGCGCATCATCCACACCCAGGGCCGCCCCATCTGCGCCGACGACGAGGTCCGCATCGTCGACGAGGACGGCCAGGACGTGGAGGTGGGCCAGACGGGCCAGCTCTTCACGCGCGGGCCCTACACGATTCGCGGCTACTACAAGGCGGAGACCCACAACGCGCGGGCCTTCACGGCCGACGGCTTCTACGGCACCGGCGACCTGGTGCGGATGACGGCGGACGGGTACCTGGTGGTGGAGGGCCGCGCGAAGGACCAGATCAACCGCGGCGGCGACAAGGTGGCGGCGGAGGAGATCGAGAACCACCTCCTGGCCCACCCCATGGTCCATGACGCCGCCGTCGTCTCCATGCCCGATGCCTTCCTCGGCGAGCGCACGTGCGCCTTCGTCATCGCGCGAGGGACTCCGCCTCCCACCACTTCGCTGACCTCGTTCCTGCGGGAGCGAGGCCTGGCCGCGTTCAAGATTCCGGACCGGGTCGAGTTCGTCGACACGTTCCCGAAGACCGGCGTCGGCAAGGTCAGCAAGAAAGCCCTGCGCGAGGCGCTCGTCCGCCCCGCCGTCACCCGCTGA
- a CDS encoding isochorismatase family protein gives MALPAITPYPMPGVADLPKNKVAWTPDPKRAVLLIHDMQRYFVEAFTAGASPVTELVSNIQQLRRHCASLGIPVVFSAQPGGQTPEQRGLLLDFWGGGINGGPLQKQIIDALTPSDGDIQLTKWTYSAFRRTNLLETMREKGKDQLIICGIYAHIGCLQTASDGFMSNIQPFLVADALGDFSLAHHQLALSYAAQLCAVTTTAHQVISALGPVASTSTSSGLSSHQVRADVAELLQVSLMELGENENLLERGMDSIRLMSLVERWRNAGAEVTFVELAERPTLTEWYAILGAQMLPPLAASTAQVALQRQA, from the coding sequence ATGGCGCTTCCCGCCATCACCCCCTACCCGATGCCCGGCGTCGCCGACCTGCCGAAGAACAAGGTCGCCTGGACGCCCGACCCCAAGCGCGCGGTGCTGCTCATCCACGACATGCAGCGCTACTTCGTGGAGGCGTTCACCGCGGGCGCCTCGCCCGTCACCGAGCTGGTCTCCAACATCCAGCAGCTGCGGCGGCACTGCGCCTCGCTCGGCATCCCCGTGGTGTTCTCCGCGCAGCCGGGCGGCCAGACGCCGGAGCAGCGCGGCCTGCTGCTCGACTTCTGGGGCGGCGGCATCAACGGGGGCCCGCTCCAGAAGCAGATCATCGACGCGCTCACCCCGAGCGACGGCGACATCCAGCTCACCAAGTGGACCTACAGCGCGTTCCGCCGCACGAACCTGCTGGAGACGATGCGCGAGAAGGGCAAGGACCAGCTCATCATCTGCGGCATCTACGCGCACATCGGCTGCCTCCAGACGGCCAGCGATGGGTTCATGAGCAACATCCAGCCCTTCCTCGTCGCGGACGCACTGGGGGACTTCTCCCTCGCGCACCACCAGCTCGCGCTGAGCTACGCGGCGCAGCTCTGCGCCGTCACCACCACCGCGCACCAGGTCATCTCCGCGCTGGGGCCCGTGGCCTCCACGAGCACCTCCTCCGGACTGAGCAGCCACCAGGTCCGCGCGGACGTCGCGGAGCTGCTCCAGGTCTCCCTGATGGAGCTGGGGGAGAACGAGAACCTGCTCGAGCGCGGCATGGACTCCATCCGGCTGATGAGCCTGGTGGAGCGGTGGAGGAACGCGGGCGCGGAGGTCACCTTCGTGGAGCTGGCGGAGCGGCCCACGCTCACGGAGTGGTACGCGATTCTCGGCGCGCAGATGCTGCCTCCGCTCGCCGCGAGCACCGCCCAGGTCGCGCTCCAGCGACAGGCTTAG
- the mxcG gene encoding myxochelin non-ribosomal peptide synthetase MxcG: protein MPDSHDARWPLSAAQHGIWVGQQLDLASPIYNAGECIELRGSLVAEHFEAAVRQTVDEAEALHARFETSEGGPVQWVSPRVEWVLQQVDVSTAADPWVAARAWMNEDLKRTVDLTRGPLFAEVLFRAGPERHFWFQRVHHIAMDGYGFSLLARRVAELYTARVTGRPAPASLAPLRPVLDEDAAYRASPQFEQDRAFWVDRLTESPLPVTLAPPAPMSPAFVRATRQLTSVQVERMQGVARPLGLTWPDLVLAAAAAWIHLRTDAPEVVLGLPVMTRLGSVSLRVPCMAMNIVPLRVPVAPGATLASLARNIALELRSSRPHLRYRYEQLRRDLRRVGGQRKLFGPVVNIMPFDYGLRFSGLTSIAHNISAGPVEDLSIGVYARSDGGGLRVDFDANPVCYDASAVDAHQQDFLERLDTWLAAPEQPVHGSAATDGDGRTLELSLLDGGPLPGPAHPVLTLIQQRVREQPESVAVEHGAHRLTYQELWQRARELAARLVTEGVRADTPVAVKVPRGLDAVVASLGILLSGAGYLPLDPNGPESRAAAILEDAAPSLMVVPASGTAASPRPVGHLAIERRAAVSAPAHDVSGTDTHPQSEGRPAIEQPAVVPASAFDASRTDGERLAYVIYTSGSTGQPNGVQITHGALAHFVAGATHRYGLHREDRVLQFAPLHFDASVEEIFLTLCAGARLVLRTDEMLQSVPRLLEACTAQGITVLDLPTAFWHELAYAVSTEAARLPDSVRIVIIGGEAALPERVARWRASVRAGVRLLNTYGPTEATVVATMASLGESDTPARVVSKGAEDEVPIGLPLPGVRAALIDAQGRLVAKGAEGELCLLGGALARGYLGRPELDRARFISLSALPDQPRAYRTGDKARMREDGQLVFVGRVDDELKISGHRIDPSEVETVLLGHPGVREAAVVGQQLPGGSRRLCAHVVAEAPIPSAADLRKHLLAHLPAPMVPSAIVFTEHLPRTSTGKIDRTALRKAAPVERASSTDQNTTELERVVLGIWEEVLGATDLTPQDDFFDRGGQSLQSIQVANRLGIALGREVPVATVFRYPTAAALAQALEHGDAASTSPSGPNPAMLADAELSEEIVPKSSHTPPTTSFESLFPAPRQALLTGATGFVGAHLLDQLLRQTQARVVCLVRARDEAQALERIRAALTSQQLSTEGLSTRVVALPSDLTKPWLGLDKARFHGLAAECDVVLHNAAVVSVVREYGSVQAVNVQGTRELLRLAATARLKPFHYVSTLAVAPQANVSPEVPEDFVPAHPGLRDGYQQSKWVAERLVQQASERGLPVAVYRLGRVVGASDTALVNPQDLVWRILLAGVPSGSLPMLDVGETWTPVDYVAQAIVALSRRATPGTVFNLTPVPDVRLPELFRWVREYGYPVEMAPIPEWRARVAERAGTADNTTTLAFFDLRSGDSEPAFGLGPVRCQRLHQSLEGTGITCPQANRDLFFRYLNTCVARGLLPPTPGASLETATP, encoded by the coding sequence ATGCCCGACTCACACGACGCACGATGGCCGCTCTCCGCGGCGCAGCACGGTATCTGGGTCGGCCAGCAGCTCGACCTCGCGAGCCCCATCTACAATGCCGGCGAGTGCATCGAGCTTCGAGGCTCGCTCGTCGCCGAGCACTTCGAGGCGGCCGTCCGACAGACGGTCGACGAGGCGGAGGCGCTCCATGCGCGCTTCGAGACCTCGGAAGGTGGCCCGGTGCAATGGGTCAGCCCTCGGGTGGAGTGGGTGCTCCAGCAGGTCGACGTGAGCACGGCGGCCGACCCGTGGGTCGCGGCGCGGGCGTGGATGAATGAAGACCTGAAGCGCACCGTGGACCTCACTCGAGGTCCGCTGTTCGCGGAGGTCCTCTTCAGAGCGGGCCCCGAGCGGCACTTCTGGTTCCAGCGCGTCCATCACATCGCGATGGATGGCTATGGCTTCTCCCTCCTCGCGCGACGGGTGGCGGAGCTCTACACCGCGCGAGTCACGGGCCGGCCAGCGCCCGCGAGCCTCGCGCCCTTGCGGCCGGTGCTCGATGAGGATGCGGCCTACCGTGCCAGTCCGCAGTTCGAGCAGGACCGGGCCTTCTGGGTCGACCGACTCACGGAGTCCCCGCTGCCGGTGACGCTGGCACCTCCGGCTCCGATGTCTCCGGCGTTCGTGCGCGCGACGCGGCAGCTCACATCCGTCCAGGTCGAGCGGATGCAGGGGGTCGCGCGTCCGTTGGGCCTCACCTGGCCGGACCTGGTGCTGGCCGCCGCGGCGGCGTGGATCCACCTGCGCACGGATGCTCCGGAGGTGGTGCTCGGCTTGCCGGTGATGACGCGCCTGGGGTCGGTCTCGCTGCGGGTGCCCTGCATGGCGATGAACATCGTGCCGCTGCGAGTCCCCGTCGCGCCCGGCGCCACGCTGGCGTCGCTGGCGCGGAACATCGCGTTGGAGCTGCGCTCCTCCAGGCCGCACCTGCGCTACCGCTACGAGCAGCTTCGTCGCGACCTGCGGCGGGTCGGTGGACAGCGCAAGCTGTTCGGCCCCGTCGTCAACATCATGCCGTTCGACTACGGGCTGCGCTTCTCGGGGTTGACGAGCATCGCGCACAACATCTCGGCGGGTCCGGTGGAGGACCTCTCCATCGGGGTCTATGCCCGCTCCGATGGCGGCGGCCTGCGCGTCGACTTCGATGCCAATCCGGTCTGCTACGACGCGTCGGCGGTGGATGCGCACCAGCAGGACTTCCTCGAGCGGCTCGACACGTGGCTCGCGGCGCCGGAGCAGCCGGTCCACGGCTCGGCGGCGACGGACGGCGACGGGCGCACCTTGGAGCTGTCGCTCCTCGACGGAGGCCCGCTGCCCGGGCCCGCGCACCCCGTCCTGACGCTGATTCAGCAGCGTGTCCGTGAGCAGCCGGAGTCGGTCGCGGTGGAGCACGGTGCGCATCGGCTGACCTACCAGGAGCTGTGGCAGCGGGCGCGGGAGCTCGCGGCGCGTCTCGTGACCGAGGGGGTCCGCGCCGACACGCCGGTGGCGGTGAAGGTGCCGCGAGGACTCGATGCGGTGGTCGCGTCCCTGGGCATCCTCCTTTCTGGAGCGGGCTATCTCCCGCTGGACCCGAACGGGCCCGAGTCCCGCGCGGCGGCCATCCTCGAGGATGCGGCGCCTTCGCTGATGGTCGTGCCCGCTTCAGGCACCGCTGCCAGCCCCCGGCCCGTGGGGCACCTGGCCATCGAGCGGCGTGCGGCCGTGTCAGCTCCCGCTCACGATGTCTCGGGTACGGACACCCACCCCCAGTCCGAGGGACGCCCGGCCATCGAGCAGCCCGCGGTTGTGCCAGCCTCCGCCTTCGACGCCTCGCGCACCGATGGCGAGCGGCTCGCGTATGTCATCTACACGTCCGGCTCGACGGGGCAGCCCAACGGTGTGCAGATCACCCATGGCGCGCTTGCCCACTTCGTCGCGGGGGCGACGCATCGCTATGGCCTCCATCGCGAGGACCGCGTCCTCCAGTTCGCGCCGCTGCACTTCGACGCGAGCGTCGAGGAGATCTTCCTGACGCTGTGCGCAGGCGCGCGCCTGGTGCTGCGCACGGACGAGATGCTCCAGTCCGTGCCTCGGCTCCTCGAAGCCTGCACGGCACAAGGCATCACGGTGTTGGACCTGCCCACGGCGTTCTGGCACGAGCTGGCCTACGCCGTGTCCACGGAGGCCGCGCGGCTGCCCGACTCCGTGCGAATCGTCATCATCGGAGGCGAGGCCGCGCTCCCCGAGCGCGTCGCACGCTGGCGCGCCTCCGTGCGCGCTGGCGTCCGTCTCCTCAACACCTATGGCCCCACGGAGGCCACGGTCGTCGCGACCATGGCCTCGCTCGGGGAGAGCGACACGCCGGCCCGCGTCGTCTCCAAGGGCGCCGAGGACGAGGTCCCCATCGGCTTGCCGCTCCCCGGCGTTCGCGCCGCGCTCATCGACGCACAGGGGCGACTCGTCGCCAAGGGCGCCGAAGGCGAACTCTGCCTGCTGGGCGGAGCCCTCGCGCGTGGCTATCTCGGACGCCCGGAGCTGGACCGGGCCCGCTTCATCTCGCTGAGCGCGCTGCCTGACCAGCCACGCGCCTACCGCACCGGCGACAAGGCCCGGATGCGGGAGGACGGCCAGCTCGTGTTCGTCGGCCGCGTGGACGACGAGCTGAAGATCAGCGGACACCGCATCGACCCCTCCGAGGTGGAGACCGTGCTGCTCGGCCACCCAGGCGTGCGCGAGGCCGCGGTCGTCGGCCAGCAGCTTCCCGGTGGCTCCCGCCGCCTGTGCGCACACGTCGTCGCGGAGGCTCCCATTCCCTCCGCCGCCGACCTGCGCAAACACCTGCTCGCGCACCTCCCCGCGCCCATGGTGCCGAGCGCCATCGTCTTCACCGAACACCTGCCTCGCACCAGCACGGGGAAGATTGACCGCACGGCCCTGCGCAAGGCCGCGCCCGTCGAGCGGGCCTCCTCCACCGACCAGAACACCACCGAGCTGGAGCGCGTGGTGCTGGGCATCTGGGAAGAGGTCCTCGGCGCAACGGACCTCACCCCGCAGGACGACTTCTTCGACCGAGGCGGTCAGTCCCTCCAGAGCATCCAGGTGGCCAACCGCCTCGGCATCGCCCTGGGACGTGAGGTCCCCGTCGCCACCGTGTTCCGCTACCCCACGGCCGCCGCCCTCGCCCAAGCGCTCGAACACGGAGACGCCGCGAGCACCAGCCCTTCGGGCCCGAACCCCGCGATGCTCGCCGACGCCGAGCTGTCCGAAGAGATCGTTCCCAAATCAAGTCACACCCCTCCGACCACGAGCTTCGAGTCACTCTTCCCGGCCCCTCGCCAGGCGCTCCTCACCGGCGCCACCGGGTTCGTCGGCGCGCACCTGCTCGACCAACTCCTGCGCCAGACCCAAGCCCGCGTGGTCTGCCTCGTCCGAGCCCGCGACGAAGCCCAGGCCCTGGAGCGCATCCGCGCCGCCCTGACGTCACAACAGCTCTCCACCGAGGGACTCTCCACCCGCGTCGTCGCCCTCCCGTCGGACCTCACGAAGCCGTGGCTCGGGCTCGACAAGGCGCGCTTCCACGGACTGGCCGCGGAGTGCGACGTCGTCCTCCACAACGCGGCGGTGGTGAGCGTCGTCCGGGAGTACGGCAGCGTCCAGGCCGTCAACGTCCAGGGCACTCGCGAGCTGCTGCGGCTGGCGGCCACCGCTCGCCTCAAGCCCTTCCACTACGTGTCCACGCTCGCCGTCGCGCCCCAGGCGAACGTGAGCCCGGAGGTCCCCGAGGACTTCGTCCCCGCCCACCCGGGCCTGCGTGACGGCTATCAGCAGAGCAAGTGGGTCGCGGAGCGCCTGGTCCAACAAGCCTCCGAGCGCGGCCTGCCCGTCGCCGTCTACCGCCTGGGCCGCGTCGTCGGCGCCAGCGACACCGCGCTCGTCAATCCCCAGGACCTCGTCTGGCGCATCCTGCTCGCGGGAGTCCCCTCCGGCTCGCTGCCGATGCTGGACGTCGGCGAGACGTGGACCCCCGTGGACTACGTGGCCCAGGCCATCGTCGCCCTCTCCCGCCGCGCCACGCCGGGCACCGTGTTCAACCTGACGCCCGTGCCGGATGTCCGGCTGCCGGAGCTGTTCCGCTGGGTCCGCGAGTACGGCTACCCCGTGGAGATGGCCCCCATCCCCGAGTGGCGCGCACGCGTGGCGGAGCGCGCGGGCACCGCCGACAACACCACCACGCTGGCCTTCTTCGACCTGCGCTCCGGCGACTCGGAGCCCGCCTTCGGACTCGGCCCCGTGCGCTGTCAACGCCTGCACCAGTCCCTGGAGGGCACCGGCATCACCTGTCCCCAGGCGAATCGCGACCTCTTCTTCCGATACCTCAACACCTGCGTCGCCCGCGGACTCCTTCCGCCGACGCCTGGCGCTTCCTTGGAAACGGCCACCCCGTGA
- a CDS encoding class II 3-deoxy-7-phosphoheptulonate synthase, whose amino-acid sequence MNRTWTPRTWREKPVKYMPDDYPDLRALTRVESELSKLPPLVHPAETRRLTAALAQVSQGKAFLLQGGDCAESFKEFTTDNIRDTFRLILQMAIVLTFAGGRPVVKVGRIAGQFAKPRSSPVETLDGVTLPAYRGDIINGMDFDAAERTPDPKRLLKAYHQSSATLNLLRAYSGGGYEDLCNLHRWTLDFVAASPQGEPYRKLADSIFESLCFMSALCPAPDHTPAPPTVELFTSHEALLLNFEEALTRQEPSTNHWYDASAHMLWIGERTRQLDGGHVEFMRGLRNPIGVKCGPTMEPDDLLRLMDVLNPEGLPGRLTLIGRFGADKVADCLPRLMAATRQDGRPVIWSIDPMHGNTHKASNGYKTRAFDRVLSEVKGFLQVASAEGVHPGGIHLEMTGQNVTECLGGPRAVTEDDLSSRYHTHCDPRLNADQALQLSFLVAEKLHALKSPRARAA is encoded by the coding sequence ATGAATCGAACCTGGACCCCCCGCACGTGGCGCGAGAAGCCCGTGAAGTACATGCCGGATGACTATCCGGACCTGCGCGCCCTCACCCGTGTCGAGTCCGAGCTGTCCAAGCTCCCTCCCCTCGTCCACCCCGCGGAGACCCGACGCCTCACCGCCGCGCTCGCCCAGGTCTCCCAGGGCAAGGCCTTCCTCCTCCAAGGCGGAGACTGCGCGGAGAGCTTCAAGGAGTTCACCACCGACAACATCCGCGACACGTTCCGCCTCATCCTCCAGATGGCCATCGTGCTCACCTTCGCGGGGGGCCGGCCGGTGGTGAAGGTGGGCCGCATCGCGGGGCAGTTCGCCAAGCCGCGCTCCAGTCCCGTGGAGACGCTCGACGGCGTCACCCTCCCCGCGTACCGGGGCGACATCATCAACGGCATGGACTTCGACGCGGCCGAGCGCACGCCCGACCCGAAGCGCCTGCTCAAGGCCTACCACCAGTCCTCCGCCACGCTGAACCTGCTGCGGGCCTACTCCGGAGGCGGTTACGAGGACCTCTGCAACCTCCACCGCTGGACGCTCGACTTCGTCGCGGCCTCTCCCCAGGGAGAGCCCTACCGCAAGCTCGCGGACTCCATCTTCGAGTCGCTCTGCTTCATGAGCGCGCTGTGCCCCGCCCCCGACCACACCCCCGCCCCGCCCACCGTGGAGCTCTTCACCAGCCATGAAGCGCTCCTCCTCAACTTCGAGGAAGCCCTCACGCGCCAGGAGCCCTCGACGAACCACTGGTACGACGCCTCCGCCCACATGCTCTGGATTGGCGAGCGCACCCGCCAGCTCGACGGCGGGCACGTGGAGTTCATGCGAGGTCTCCGTAACCCCATTGGCGTCAAGTGCGGCCCCACGATGGAGCCGGATGACCTGCTGCGCCTGATGGACGTGCTCAACCCGGAGGGCCTCCCAGGCCGCCTCACCCTCATCGGCCGCTTCGGCGCGGACAAGGTCGCCGATTGCCTCCCACGCCTGATGGCCGCCACGCGCCAGGACGGCCGCCCCGTCATCTGGTCCATCGACCCGATGCACGGCAACACCCACAAGGCCAGCAACGGCTACAAGACGCGCGCCTTCGACCGGGTCCTCTCCGAGGTGAAAGGCTTCCTCCAGGTCGCCTCCGCCGAGGGCGTCCACCCGGGCGGCATCCACCTGGAGATGACGGGCCAGAACGTCACCGAGTGCCTGGGCGGCCCTCGCGCCGTCACCGAGGACGACCTTTCCAGCCGCTATCACACACATTGCGACCCGCGCCTCAACGCGGACCAGGCACTCCAGCTTTCCTTCCTCGTCGCAGAGAAACTGCACGCCCTGAAAAGCCCCCGTGCCAGGGCGGCCTAG